CGCGACCGAGCGCGGACCTACACGATGCTGACGCGCGATGTGGCACGCGTGAAGAGCCGGCTCAAGAGCTTCTTCCGCGCCCGCGGCATGCCGTGCACGGGCGAGGCGCTGTTCAAATCGGCCGAGCGTGCGCAGAGAGCCCAGGCGCTACCGGTCGCGACGCGCGAGGCGGTCGACCTGGTCGGCCGCGAGCTCGAACAGCTCCTCGCGCTCAAGGCCGAGGCCGAAGCCTCGATGCTGCGCGAATCCCATCGGCATCGCATCGCGCGGGTGCTCGAGACCGCGCCAGGGCTCGGGCCTGTGCGCGTCGCTCAGTTGCTGCCGATCGTGGTCACACCGCACATCGCTTCCGCACCAAGCGGCAGTTCTGGAGCTACTGCGGCTTCGCCGTGGTCACGCGCTCGTCGAGCGACTGGGTGCTGGAGCAGGGCCGCTGGATCAAGACGCGCGTCGCGCAGACGCGCGGGCTGAATTTCAACCACAACCGCATGCTAAAGGCGATCTTCAAGGGCGCCGCGACAACCGTCATCGCCCATTGCGGACCGAATCCGCTGCGCCAGAGCTATGACCGGCAGCTCGAGAACGGCACGCGGCCGAACCTGGCCAAGCTCACCGTCGCACGCCAGATCGCCGCGATCCTGCTTGCCATGTGGAAGAGACAGGAGGCATACGACTCCGGGAGAGGTTGCGAGCTCGCCAGACGCTGAGTGCACCGCACACGGCGGAGCGTCATCGGCTCCTCGCGGACTCGGATCTCCGGGGCAAAGGGTCGAGGGGAAGCATCCGTGCAAACGTGTGGCCACCGCTGCGGTGGCAGGCCCGATAACAAGGATATGCCCCCTCGCAGGACCGAATGAAGCGATGGCCCTCGAGGCCCAGATGGAAGCATGGTTCA
The window above is part of the Candidatus Eisenbacteria bacterium genome. Proteins encoded here:
- a CDS encoding transposase: MERYLGADVHAASVTFSVLDASGKQLRRDVVETNGNALVGYLQQLAGNLHLCLEEGEWSQWLYEILSPHVAELVVYRGEWNPGLKSDAIDAHGLAEKLRTGRIDRPVFKDARLFTALRDRARTYTMLTRDVARVKSRLKSFFRARGMPCTGEALFKSAERAQRAQALPVATREAVDLVGRELEQLLALKAEAEASMLRESHRHRIARVLETAPGLGPVRVAQLLPIVVTPHIASAPSGSSGATAASPWSRARRATGCWSRAAGSRRASRRRAG